In one Streptomyces sp. NBC_00597 genomic region, the following are encoded:
- a CDS encoding SRPBCC family protein, whose translation MARPLRPVGLDFIEDAPVRLTFTARTAAGPEAVYRALAEDVEGWPRWFGAVTMARPTHGGAGREVRLVGGTRFQETIMAAEPKCRYAYRVDETNAPGVRALLEEWRLRPAGPGTGRGTGTLVRWTFAADGPALFRLALAGARPGLGHSFRSAVRALDTRLSAHRPAGQ comes from the coding sequence ATGGCTCGCCCACTCCGCCCGGTCGGGCTGGACTTCATCGAGGACGCCCCGGTCCGACTGACCTTCACCGCGCGGACGGCGGCGGGACCGGAGGCCGTGTACCGCGCCCTGGCCGAGGACGTCGAGGGTTGGCCGCGATGGTTCGGGGCGGTGACCATGGCCCGGCCGACGCACGGGGGCGCGGGGCGGGAGGTCCGACTGGTGGGCGGAACCCGCTTCCAGGAGACGATCATGGCGGCGGAGCCGAAGTGCCGCTACGCGTACCGGGTCGACGAGACCAACGCGCCCGGGGTCCGGGCCCTGTTGGAGGAGTGGCGGCTGCGCCCCGCCGGCCCGGGCACCGGCCGGGGCACCGGCACCCTGGTCCGCTGGACCTTCGCGGCCGACGGTCCGGCGCTGTTCCGGCTCGCGCTCGCCGGCGCCCGTCCGGGCCTGGGCCACTCGTTCCGCTCGGCGGTCCGGGCGTTGGACACCCGGCTGTCGGCACACCGTCCGGCCGGTCAGTAA